One part of the Lachnospiraceae bacterium JLR.KK002 genome encodes these proteins:
- a CDS encoding PrgI family protein: MAISVPVPKDLSGIKTKVALNLTKRQIICFSGAALVGVPLYFLTKGVLGTQGAALIMVGAMLPFFFLAMYEKDGFPAEKILYFMLRQKVLTPGIRPYKSENLYKQLEEREKIRREVCFLEEKAKGGGGKAKTAGK; the protein is encoded by the coding sequence ATGGCAATATCCGTACCAGTGCCAAAAGACCTGAGTGGAATCAAGACAAAAGTAGCGTTGAACCTCACCAAAAGGCAGATTATCTGCTTTTCGGGGGCTGCCCTTGTGGGAGTGCCTTTATATTTCCTTACCAAAGGGGTATTGGGGACACAGGGGGCGGCGCTTATCATGGTGGGCGCAATGCTGCCATTCTTCTTTTTGGCAATGTATGAAAAAGACGGTTTCCCGGCAGAGAAGATTTTATACTTCATGCTCCGGCAGAAGGTACTCACGCCGGGAATCAGACCGTATAAATCGGAAAACCTCTACAAGCAGTTGGAGGAACGGGAAAAAATCAGGAGGGAGGTATGTTTCCTTGAAGAAAAAGCAAAAGGCGGGGGCGGCAAAGCCAAAACCGCAGGAAAATAA
- a CDS encoding peptidoglycan DD-metalloendopeptidase family protein: protein MAEKKGKKKQDTVYRKEANAEFHKGADNAFTGGGNAAYQPRDSGTGKPGRGSGGKRQTEKSMQAQQETFGQKVQKSKESQTGKNSTFTENKSVDSLNSDAGQRKPNHASKVQAKKQMYRNTSGQKVQKSEAKPGQEEKPDFVKESSGFTGQENFNQTEDREKQQPDAEDYHRRDTYRQSQKKGKYHKKRVQREHRNKGSTKEKAENKTFTEESFTENTGNLFQGEGDSEFTGSKKLQKKQRQAEKAAKKVQKARAKLPKTREYTLQRVFDEKTGKGKYVVVPLDKEKPFKQEGIPKTTMRRMQNESRNFVHGKIAETEKENSAVEGAHKSEQKVEAVYSFVKRQVKGKEQKQRAKVAKLEKKQFKKEVSFQYQKFLEENPQMQKKALQKRLQKQRIKREYIKARKKAAAGKTAEQAFEKTKNGAVTVARKLQEFARKNAGLLVTVGIMALLLMMIMVSVSSCGAMFADTQSTILAASYLSKPKEIDAADLQLTRLELDLQNEIDRVETDYPGYDEYSYNLGAIGHNPFTLIGYLSAVHTEFTASEVESEIQALFDEMYTLTLTPDTETRTRTVTKTGTRTVTDPVTGEETEEEYEYEEEEEYEVSILRVTLTVIPLENLVAGKMDTEQAEIFAMYRETNGLLQEFASPLNLYWYYYVSSYYGYRKNPATGNEEFHRGVDIAVPTGTTVYAAHDGTVTAAAYDSHYGNYVAIEIDGYTTKYAHMDSISVSSGQEVEKGAVIGTTGNTGSSTGSHLHIECLYDGEYYNPLFYFDVGEGTLYGETPGGLPGNAIPPDAYDDASVQALMEEAAKYLGYPYVWGGSNPSTSFDCSGFVCWVFTNSGVHNLPRTTAQGIYDQCTLVSASDAKAGDIIFFTGTYNSAGAVSHVGIYCGNGTMIHCGDPISYASINSSYWQSHFYSFGRLN, encoded by the coding sequence ATGGCAGAAAAGAAAGGGAAGAAAAAACAGGATACCGTCTACCGTAAAGAAGCAAATGCGGAGTTTCATAAGGGAGCTGACAATGCTTTTACGGGCGGCGGCAATGCTGCCTATCAGCCGAGGGATTCCGGCACAGGGAAACCGGGGCGTGGTTCGGGCGGCAAAAGGCAGACGGAAAAGAGTATGCAGGCACAGCAGGAAACTTTTGGACAAAAAGTCCAGAAGTCCAAAGAGAGCCAGACGGGAAAAAACAGCACGTTTACAGAGAATAAAAGCGTGGATTCCCTAAACAGCGATGCCGGACAGCGTAAACCGAACCATGCTTCAAAGGTTCAGGCAAAAAAGCAGATGTACCGGAACACTTCTGGACAAAAAGTCCAAAAGTCCGAAGCGAAGCCGGGGCAGGAAGAAAAACCGGATTTTGTAAAGGAAAGCAGTGGATTTACCGGGCAGGAGAATTTTAACCAGACGGAGGACAGAGAGAAGCAACAGCCAGATGCGGAAGATTACCACCGGAGGGACACTTACAGGCAGTCGCAGAAAAAGGGGAAATACCATAAAAAGCGGGTGCAGAGGGAACACCGGAATAAAGGAAGTACGAAGGAAAAAGCGGAAAATAAAACCTTTACGGAAGAATCTTTTACGGAGAATACCGGGAATCTGTTTCAGGGGGAAGGGGATTCTGAATTTACCGGAAGTAAAAAGCTGCAAAAGAAACAGCGGCAGGCAGAAAAAGCCGCAAAAAAAGTACAGAAGGCAAGGGCGAAGCTGCCAAAGACAAGGGAATACACCTTGCAGAGAGTGTTTGACGAGAAAACCGGGAAGGGAAAATATGTGGTTGTCCCTCTGGATAAAGAGAAGCCATTCAAGCAGGAGGGCATACCCAAAACCACCATGCGCCGGATGCAGAATGAGAGCCGGAATTTCGTGCATGGGAAAATCGCTGAAACGGAGAAAGAAAATTCAGCGGTGGAGGGCGCACATAAATCGGAGCAGAAAGTGGAAGCGGTTTATTCTTTCGTCAAAAGGCAGGTAAAAGGGAAAGAGCAGAAACAGCGGGCGAAAGTGGCAAAGCTGGAAAAGAAGCAGTTTAAAAAGGAAGTCAGTTTCCAGTACCAGAAATTCTTGGAAGAAAACCCGCAGATGCAGAAAAAAGCCTTGCAGAAGCGGTTACAGAAACAGCGCATCAAACGGGAGTACATCAAGGCGAGGAAGAAAGCAGCGGCAGGAAAAACAGCGGAGCAGGCGTTTGAAAAGACGAAAAACGGTGCGGTCACTGTGGCGAGGAAGTTACAGGAGTTCGCGAGGAAAAACGCCGGACTGCTTGTGACAGTGGGCATCATGGCGCTGCTCCTTATGATGATTATGGTTTCCGTATCGTCCTGTGGGGCGATGTTTGCGGATACGCAGTCCACGATTTTAGCAGCGAGTTATTTAAGCAAGCCGAAAGAGATTGACGCCGCTGATTTACAGCTTACCCGTCTGGAGCTTGACTTGCAGAATGAGATTGACCGGGTGGAAACGGATTATCCGGGGTATGATGAATATTCCTATAATCTTGGGGCAATCGGGCATAACCCGTTTACCCTTATCGGCTATTTATCGGCAGTCCATACGGAATTTACCGCAAGTGAGGTGGAAAGCGAAATACAGGCTCTTTTTGATGAGATGTATACGCTCACACTTACGCCGGATACGGAAACGAGGACAAGGACAGTCACAAAGACAGGAACGAGGACGGTCACTGATCCGGTCACAGGGGAGGAAACAGAGGAAGAATATGAGTATGAGGAGGAAGAAGAATATGAGGTCAGTATCCTCAGAGTGACGCTTACGGTCATACCGTTAGAGAACCTTGTTGCCGGGAAAATGGATACGGAGCAGGCGGAGATTTTCGCCATGTACCGGGAAACAAACGGTCTGCTTCAGGAGTTCGCATCGCCGCTTAACCTTTACTGGTATTACTATGTGTCAAGCTATTACGGATACCGGAAAAATCCAGCCACAGGGAACGAGGAATTTCACCGGGGCGTGGATATAGCTGTACCGACAGGCACAACCGTTTATGCCGCCCATGACGGTACGGTGACAGCGGCGGCGTATGACAGCCATTACGGGAATTATGTAGCGATTGAGATAGACGGTTACACAACCAAGTATGCCCACATGGACAGCATCAGCGTGAGTTCGGGGCAGGAAGTGGAAAAAGGGGCGGTCATCGGCACAACGGGGAATACCGGGAGCAGTACAGGAAGCCATTTGCATATCGAATGTTTATATGACGGGGAGTATTATAACCCGTTATTTTATTTCGATGTGGGCGAAGGCACGCTTTACGGGGAAACGCCGGGAGGTCTGCCGGGGAACGCCATACCGCCGGATGCCTACGATGACGCATCGGTGCAGGCTCTTATGGAGGAAGCCGCAAAATACCTCGGCTACCCTTATGTGTGGGGCGGCTCAAACCCTTCCACAAGTTTTGACTGTTCCGGCTTTGTCTGCTGGGTATTTACCAACAGCGGGGTGCATAACCTTCCACGAACTACAGCACAGGGGATTTATGACCAGTGTACTCTGGTTTCCGCATCGGACGCAAAGGCGGGGGACATCATATTTTTTACCGGGACTTACAATTCTGCCGGGGCGGTGAGCCATGTGGGGATTTACTGCGGCAACGGAACAATGATTCACTGCGGAGATCCAATCAGCTACGCAAGCATCAACTCGTCTTACTGGCAGAGTCATTTTTACAGTTTCGGAAGATTAAATTAA
- a CDS encoding conjugal transfer protein TraE: MKKKQKAGAAKPKPQENKRMPEKAGLTLSEKKRLAELKRALAGNSKEQAKPDTAQKTITFKKMYRDGICQVADSYYTKMVEFYDINYDLLEVEDQADILEEYSKLINYFDPSIKFQLFLFNRQVSEQALAEQFDIALQEDDFDDIRDEYTQMLKHQSAKGNNGIIKSKYLIFGVESAGYREAKSKLGNIEKDVVHNLNNIGTNARGLDGKERLRILHEYFNQGTMEPFRFSFKELSESGKSVKDYIAPPGFDFRYPSRFKSGSIYGRVSYLDMIAPKFTDEMVKKLLDIDDNLTLTMHMQTIDPVEAIKMIKRALTDIQKMKIEEQKKAVRSGYDMDILPTDIVTYEKDTLELLDDLNTSNQKLIKMTFLITCYGRTKRELENLTQRVSGIIQQANCNLRCLQYLQEQGLMASAPIGCNDVGIERNLTTKSAAVLVPFCTQELFMPAPAIYYGLNALSNNMIMADRKRLRTPNGVILGTPGSGKSFSAKREILSCFLITKDDIIVCDPEGEYFPLVQALHGQVVRLATNSKDYLNPMDIQLSHKGDKEALKLKSDFLITLCDLIAGGKDGLENDEKGIIDTCIKHIYDGYFKHPKPENMPILEDLYNALLKYEPRDVAPEMQREAKQKAVRIANSLVLYVHGSQNYFNHRTNVDAHNRIMCFDIRDLGNQLKEIGMLIVQDAVWNRVSQNRERKVATRYYCDEFHLLLKEKQTAIYSVEIWKRFRKWGGIPTGLTQNVGDFLKSEEIEGILGNSDFVYLLNQNAKDQHILADKLGLSEKQLMHVTNSEPGSGLILFDNVVIPFVDKYPADTKTFAIMNTKPEESVTKGDEDS; encoded by the coding sequence TTGAAGAAAAAGCAAAAGGCGGGGGCGGCAAAGCCAAAACCGCAGGAAAATAAGCGGATGCCGGAAAAGGCGGGGCTGACCTTATCGGAAAAGAAACGCCTTGCGGAGCTGAAACGTGCGCTTGCCGGGAACAGCAAAGAGCAGGCGAAGCCGGACACCGCACAGAAAACCATTACATTCAAAAAAATGTACCGGGACGGCATCTGTCAGGTGGCGGACAGTTATTACACGAAAATGGTGGAGTTTTACGACATCAACTATGACTTGCTGGAGGTGGAGGATCAGGCGGATATTCTGGAGGAATACAGCAAGCTGATTAACTATTTCGATCCGTCCATAAAGTTCCAGTTGTTCCTGTTCAATAGGCAGGTCAGCGAGCAGGCTCTTGCGGAGCAGTTTGACATTGCACTGCAGGAGGATGATTTTGACGATATTCGTGATGAATACACGCAGATGTTAAAGCACCAGTCGGCAAAGGGCAATAACGGTATCATCAAGTCAAAGTACCTGATTTTCGGCGTGGAAAGCGCCGGGTACAGGGAAGCAAAGAGCAAGTTAGGCAATATCGAGAAGGACGTGGTACACAATTTAAACAATATCGGCACAAACGCCAGAGGTCTTGACGGGAAGGAAAGGCTGCGTATCCTGCATGAGTATTTCAATCAGGGTACAATGGAGCCTTTCCGGTTTTCGTTTAAGGAGCTGTCAGAATCCGGGAAGTCAGTTAAAGATTACATTGCGCCGCCGGGATTTGATTTCCGCTATCCGAGCCGCTTTAAGTCTGGCAGCATTTACGGGAGAGTGTCTTACCTTGATATGATTGCGCCGAAGTTTACGGACGAGATGGTTAAGAAGCTGCTGGATATTGATGACAACCTCACCCTTACCATGCATATGCAGACCATTGATCCGGTGGAAGCAATCAAGATGATAAAACGTGCGCTCACCGATATTCAGAAAATGAAAATTGAGGAGCAGAAAAAGGCAGTAAGAAGCGGTTACGATATGGATATACTGCCTACGGACATCGTGACTTATGAGAAGGACACGCTGGAACTGCTTGACGATTTGAACACAAGCAACCAGAAACTTATTAAAATGACTTTCCTCATTACCTGTTATGGGCGGACGAAGCGGGAACTGGAGAACCTGACGCAGAGGGTGTCCGGCATTATCCAGCAGGCGAACTGCAACCTCAGATGTTTGCAGTATTTACAGGAACAGGGGTTAATGGCGAGTGCGCCGATTGGGTGTAACGATGTGGGTATTGAAAGAAACCTTACCACAAAGAGCGCCGCTGTCCTTGTGCCTTTCTGCACACAGGAGCTTTTCATGCCTGCGCCCGCCATTTATTACGGTCTGAACGCACTTTCTAACAACATGATTATGGCAGACCGGAAAAGGCTGCGTACACCGAATGGGGTGATTTTAGGCACACCCGGCAGTGGTAAATCGTTCAGCGCAAAGAGGGAGATTTTATCCTGTTTCCTTATCACAAAGGACGATATTATTGTCTGCGATCCAGAGGGCGAGTATTTTCCGTTAGTGCAGGCACTTCATGGGCAGGTGGTAAGGCTTGCCACCAACTCAAAGGATTATTTAAACCCGATGGATATTCAGCTCTCCCATAAGGGGGACAAGGAAGCGTTGAAATTAAAGAGCGATTTCCTGATTACCCTGTGCGATCTGATTGCCGGGGGAAAGGACGGTCTGGAAAATGACGAGAAGGGCATCATTGACACCTGCATCAAGCATATCTATGACGGGTATTTCAAGCACCCGAAGCCGGAGAATATGCCCATACTGGAAGATTTGTATAATGCGCTGTTAAAGTATGAGCCGAGGGACGTTGCGCCGGAGATGCAGAGAGAAGCGAAGCAGAAGGCGGTGCGGATTGCCAACAGCCTTGTATTGTATGTGCATGGCTCGCAGAATTATTTCAACCATCGTACCAACGTTGACGCACACAACCGGATCATGTGCTTTGACATTCGGGACTTGGGAAACCAGTTAAAAGAGATAGGGATGCTGATTGTGCAGGATGCGGTCTGGAACAGGGTGTCGCAGAACCGGGAACGGAAAGTTGCCACAAGGTACTACTGTGACGAGTTCCATTTGCTCTTAAAAGAGAAGCAGACAGCCATTTATTCAGTGGAAATCTGGAAAAGGTTCCGGAAATGGGGCGGAATCCCGACAGGCTTGACGCAGAACGTGGGCGATTTTCTGAAATCGGAGGAAATCGAGGGCATCTTGGGGAACAGCGATTTTGTGTACCTGTTAAACCAGAACGCCAAAGACCAGCATATTCTGGCGGATAAGTTGGGATTGTCGGAGAAACAGCTCATGCACGTCACCAATTCCGAGCCGGGAAGCGGTCTGATACTGTTTGACAACGTGGTTATCCCCTTCGTGGATAAGTACCCGGCAGATACAAAGACCTTTGCGATTATGAATACGAAGCCGGAAGAATCCGTAACAAAGGGGGATGAGGACAGTTAA
- a CDS encoding cell envelope biogenesis protein TolA, protein MTKERIEKELSKVDAQLESLQAKKKDLEEQKRMAERTEKMDIIEKHKISSEKLQLLIKFSEDEILKLLEEKENAKEMAGNEEKVIS, encoded by the coding sequence ATGACAAAGGAACGCATTGAAAAGGAGCTTTCCAAAGTGGATGCGCAGCTTGAATCCTTGCAGGCGAAAAAGAAGGATTTGGAAGAACAGAAGCGCATGGCGGAAAGAACAGAAAAAATGGATATTATCGAAAAGCATAAAATCTCGTCCGAGAAGCTGCAATTACTCATTAAATTCAGCGAGGACGAGATTTTGAAGTTATTGGAAGAAAAAGAAAATGCAAAGGAGATGGCAGGAAATGAAGAAAAAGTTATCAGCTAG
- a CDS encoding DUF4366 domain-containing protein, with translation MKKKLSARAAVSLLLSALLFCMPVGAFMANSGNTVDVYAEGALTEESGETSEKGSTEAETEESTETEENTETGESETGETESESGENEGEAESGGSGEGTEGGTVSGNEVPEPECTCKEKCTQYSADKDCEVCKGDFSLCEYVNPNVKITISTPSGWHNDTTKVHISVEDVAHSGNFSIKTVQAKVAQNGSWTDITEDMYVEISENATVYVLVTDQRGKTYEKNRYIRCFDFTKPTLNAAVSDGLLSVQAHDMDSGIKAVYVNGYEFTELTNGVLNIRLQQFDAGYQYFTISAMDNAGNMSEVYKTANPYYTDPEKADGNEKNPAEQLPVNAQATKPSSATAQVTEHTKTDSDGNTVSENSLAEQKKQAMAEAAASEKKEEAGEKEKSETGKEFYTIQTASEKVFYLIIDRDGEEEVVYFLTEVTENDLLNVTADNSDTLPQNSAALESAIPVTEGALPNNNGEQETEEEAAEEAAEDGEENTEEPEPEPEKTGENPAATYIILGLVAVVAIGGGYYFKVAKKKKEEFLDEDDDEEEEEYEDDEENEEKEDDFFEDDGEE, from the coding sequence ATGAAGAAAAAGTTATCAGCTAGGGCGGCGGTGTCGCTGCTCTTGTCGGCATTATTGTTCTGTATGCCCGTAGGGGCGTTTATGGCGAACAGCGGGAATACGGTAGATGTCTATGCGGAGGGTGCGCTTACAGAGGAAAGCGGCGAAACGTCAGAGAAAGGCAGTACCGAAGCGGAAACAGAGGAAAGCACTGAAACAGAGGAAAATACGGAAACCGGAGAAAGTGAAACTGGGGAAACAGAATCCGAATCCGGCGAGAATGAAGGCGAAGCAGAATCCGGTGGCAGTGGGGAAGGTACGGAAGGCGGAACAGTATCCGGGAATGAAGTTCCGGAGCCGGAATGTACCTGCAAAGAAAAATGCACACAGTATTCCGCTGATAAAGATTGTGAGGTCTGCAAGGGGGATTTCAGCTTATGCGAATATGTGAACCCGAATGTAAAAATCACAATCTCCACTCCCTCCGGCTGGCACAATGACACCACAAAGGTACATATCTCCGTTGAAGATGTGGCACATTCCGGCAACTTCTCCATAAAGACGGTGCAGGCGAAAGTGGCGCAGAATGGGAGCTGGACGGACATCACAGAGGATATGTATGTGGAGATTTCAGAAAATGCCACCGTCTATGTGCTTGTGACAGACCAGAGGGGCAAGACCTATGAGAAAAACCGCTATATCAGGTGCTTTGACTTCACGAAGCCTACCTTAAACGCTGCGGTCAGTGACGGATTGTTAAGCGTACAGGCGCACGATATGGATTCCGGCATCAAGGCGGTGTATGTGAACGGGTATGAATTTACGGAGCTTACCAATGGCGTGTTGAATATCCGCCTGCAGCAGTTTGACGCAGGCTACCAGTATTTCACCATTTCCGCAATGGACAATGCCGGGAATATGTCAGAAGTCTATAAGACAGCGAACCCGTATTATACCGATCCGGAAAAGGCGGACGGGAATGAGAAGAACCCGGCAGAGCAGCTCCCGGTGAACGCACAGGCAACCAAGCCTTCCTCCGCTACCGCACAGGTAACGGAACATACCAAAACGGACAGTGACGGGAACACCGTTTCCGAAAACAGCCTTGCAGAGCAGAAAAAGCAGGCAATGGCGGAAGCGGCGGCATCGGAGAAGAAAGAGGAAGCCGGGGAGAAGGAGAAAAGCGAAACGGGGAAGGAATTTTATACAATCCAGACCGCATCGGAAAAAGTATTTTACCTTATCATTGACCGGGACGGGGAGGAAGAAGTGGTTTATTTCCTGACGGAAGTTACGGAAAATGACCTGTTGAACGTGACAGCGGACAACAGCGACACCTTACCGCAAAATTCCGCCGCACTGGAATCCGCAATCCCTGTGACGGAGGGCGCACTTCCCAATAATAACGGGGAACAGGAAACGGAAGAAGAAGCTGCGGAAGAAGCGGCAGAGGACGGGGAGGAAAATACCGAAGAACCCGAACCGGAGCCGGAGAAAACAGGGGAAAACCCGGCGGCAACCTATATCATTCTTGGGCTTGTGGCGGTTGTAGCCATTGGCGGCGGCTATTATTTCAAGGTAGCAAAGAAAAAGAAAGAGGAATTTCTTGACGAGGACGATGATGAGGAGGAAGAAGAATACGAAGATGATGAGGAGAATGAGGAAAAAGAGGATGATTTCTTTGAGGATGACGGGGAGGAGTAG
- a CDS encoding MT-A70 family methyltransferase → MAEKKYSVILADPPWHYYVHSKKDAGRTAESHYSTMNIEDIKALPVAGIADKDCALFLWVTFPCLLEGLEVIKAWGFAYKTVAFVWVKQNKKSESLFWGMGYWTRSNVEICILATKGRPKRVHAGVHQVVVSHIEEHSRKPEEVHHRINQLMGSVPKIELFARRKAEGFDVWGNEVECDIELIGGKEKCS, encoded by the coding sequence ATGGCAGAAAAGAAATATTCAGTTATTCTGGCTGATCCCCCTTGGCATTACTATGTACATTCTAAAAAAGATGCGGGAAGAACCGCAGAAAGCCACTATTCCACCATGAACATTGAAGATATAAAGGCACTTCCGGTAGCTGGCATTGCGGACAAGGACTGCGCCTTATTTCTTTGGGTGACATTCCCATGCCTTTTGGAAGGTTTGGAAGTGATAAAAGCATGGGGGTTTGCTTATAAGACGGTAGCGTTTGTATGGGTAAAACAGAATAAAAAGAGTGAGTCGCTTTTTTGGGGTATGGGGTATTGGACACGCAGTAATGTAGAGATCTGCATACTGGCAACAAAGGGCAGACCAAAGCGTGTCCATGCAGGGGTACATCAGGTAGTAGTATCCCATATCGAAGAACACAGCAGGAAGCCGGAAGAAGTACATCACCGGATTAATCAGCTAATGGGTAGTGTGCCCAAAATAGAACTTTTTGCCCGGAGAAAGGCAGAGGGGTTTGATGTGTGGGGAAATGAAGTGGAATGTGATATTGAGTTGATAGGAGGAAAAGAAAAATGCAGTTAG